CCCTGCCATCCATGGCAGGCACATGTGCAGCGCCACTCACCTCGAACGGCGAGCCCAGCGCGGCTGACAGGGCAGCGATAGCGCGCCTGTCGTCAAGGCCATGCAGCACCAGGGTCGCGCGACGTTCGGGCCGCGGCAAAACCTTGAAGGTGACCTCCGTGAGAAAGGCCAGCGTGCCCCAGCTGCCCGCGAGCAGCTTGACCAGGTCGAGGCCCGTCACGTTCTTCATGACGCGACCGCCGGATTTGACGGTCTCGCCACGCCCATTGACGGCGCGTATCCCGATCAGGCTGTCGCGGCAGGCACCTGCCATGATGCGCCGGGGGCCGGAGAGATTGGTGGCTGCTAGTCCTCCGATCGTCGGCTCACCATCGATACAGAGCAACGCCCGAAGGTCCGGCGGTTCGAAGGACAATTCCTGCCCGTTACTGGCCAGCGTCCGTTCCACTTCGGCAAGAGGCGTGCCGGCGCGCGCGGCGATCACCAGTTCTGCCGGCTCGCAAAGCGTGATCCCGGAGAGGCCTTGCGATGACAGGCTCCCGCGATGGCCGACAGCGCGGCCGATGCTTGCCTTTGTGCCAGCACCTAGCACGCTGAGCGTCGCGCGTTGTCCCGCTGCCGCGGCGATGACGGCGGCAGCTTCCTGCTCACTTGCGGGGACATGTGTCGTCATCACGCAGCGACCGCCTTCCCGTCCACGCCTTCCCGGCCTTGCGTCAGATCGCGCCCCTCGAGCGGGAAGACTTTGGCGGGGTTCAGAAGCCAGGCCGGATCAAACACCGCGCGGACCCGCATCTGTTGCGCGAGGTCGACGGGATCGTATTGTTCGGTCATCAAGTCGCGCTTCTCGATGCCAACCCCATGCTCTCCGGTGAGACACCCGCCGACTTCCACGCAGAGCTTGAGGATCTCGGCTCCCGCTTGCTCCGCCTTCTCCAGCTCGCCGGGCTTGTTGATGTCATAGAGAACGAGCGGATGCAGATTGCCGTCGCCCGCATGAAAGATATTCGCCACCCTGAGACCATGGCTTTCGCAGATCTCGGTGATGCGACGTAAGACGAGCGGCAGCTGTCCCGTCGGGATAGTGCCATCCATGCAGAGATAATCGGCGATCCGCCCCATGGCGCCGAAAGCGGACTTGCGCCCCTTCCAGATCGCCGCGCTTTCGGCCTCCGATTGCGAAACCTTGACGGTCATCGGCGAGAAGCGGTCAGCAATCGCGCAGATGCGAGCCAGCGCCTCGTCGATCTCCTCGTCCGAGCCCTCCACCTCGACGATCAGCATCGCCTCGACATCGAGAGGGTAGCCCGCGTGGGCGAAGGCTTCGCAGATGGTAATGGCGGGCTTGTCCATGAATTCGAGCGCCACGGGAATGATGCCGGCGCCGATCAACGCCGCCACGCATTCACCGGCGAGCTCGTTGGACGCGAAGCCGAACAAGACGGGCCGCGCCCCCTCCGCCTGGCGCAGAATGCGCACCGTTGCCTCGGTGAAGACCCCGAGCTGGCCTTCGGATCCCGTGATCAGGCCGAGCAGGTCATAGCCCGGGCTGTCCAGCGCATCGCCGCCGATCTCCACCACGGTGCCATCGAGCAGAACCATGGTGACGCCGATGAGGTTGTTGGTGGTGACACCGTATTTCAGGCAATGGGCGCCGCCGGAATTCATCGCGATGTTGCCCGCGATGGTGCAGGCGAGCTGACTCGAAGGGTCTGGCGCGTAGAAGAAACCTTCCGGCGAAACCGCCTGGCTGATGGCGAGATTGGTGATGCCCGCCTGCACGCGCGCCGTGCGGTCCGCATAGTCGATGGCGAGCACCTGGTTCAGCTTCGACGTGCCCAGCACGATCGCGTCTTCCTGTGGGATAGCGCCGCCAGCAAGGGAGGTGCCGGCGCCGCGTGGCACCACCTTCACGCCCTCGCGGTGACAGAAGGCGAGCACGGCCGCTACCTCTGCTGTCGAGGTCGGCAGCACGACCGCAAGCGGCATGCGCCGATAGGCGGTGAGCGCGTCCGTCTCGAACGCGCGCCGCTCGTCTTCGCTGGTGATCAGGCTCTGGGCGGGCACCAGAGCCGCAAGCCCTGCGATAATGGCATCGCGACGGCTCAGAATTGCTGAATCGGGAATGGGAAATGCTATCGATGTCATGAAAACCCTCCCGATACACGTTTTCCCGCCATTCTGACCTCTGGCCGGCTGCAATCCCCTGACTATTGAACGACTCTAGCCTATTCGAAAGGCTTTGACAGGGCACATAATCAAGACGACATTATTTCTTTTTTGGAAATAATGTCGCAGGCCATGGATCAGCTAGGAGACCTTGATATCTTCGCCCGCGTTGTCGCCGCCAAAGGTATGTCCGCGGCGGGACGAGAGCTCGGTTTTTCCGCTGCGGTCGTTTCGAAGCGCATCCGCAGGCTCGAGGAGCGGCTGGGCGTCAGGCTTCTGCAGCGCACAACCCGGCAAATCAGCCTGACCGAGGCCGGCCAAGGCTTCTACGAGCGTGTGGTCTCCATTCTCGCCAGCATCGAGGAAGCGGAAGCCTGGGTGGCGCGGGGCAGCAGCGTAGCGCGCGGCGTGCTCAGGGTGTCGGCTCCGACCTCCTTCGGCCGACTGCATATCGCTCCCCATCTCAAGGCCTTCCTCGACCGCTACACCGCCGTGACGGTCGACCTCGACCTCTCGGACAGCTTCGTCGACGTCGTCGGCGAAGGCTTCGACGTCGCCATCCGCATTGCCGATCTCGCCGATTCAAGCCTGGTCGCGAAGCGGCTCGCGCCCAACAATCGCGTGCTCTGCGCGACACCTGCCTATCTCGCCCGCCACGGCGAACCGCAAAGCCCCGCAGACCTCGCCCGTCACACCTTGCTCGTGCACAACGCCGACCACTGGCGGCTGTCCGGGCCGGATGGACCTGTGACGGTCCCGATATCCGCGCCACTGCGCACCAATTCGAGCGAGGTCGTTCGAGAAGCCGTGCTCGCGGGCATCGGCATCGCGCTGCGCTCGACATGGGATATCGGCCCGGAACTACAGGCGGGCCAGCTCAAGGCCGTGCTGCCCGACTATGGCGGATCGCATCGCGTCGCAGTCTATGCCGTCTATCCAAGCCGCAGGCATCTTGAGCAAAAGGTGCGCGCCTTCATCGACTATCTCGGCGACCTCTATGCCCCGACACCCTATTGGGACCAAGGGCTCTCACGCTGAGGCCCATCCATGACGTTTGACACGAGCGCAGCGCGGAAAAAGCAGGCATCGACTGCCTATGGAAACAGCAAGGCAGTAGCTGGGCCCAGGCGCCCGTGAGATAATATTCGGATCGCCGCGCGTTTCCGGATTGGCACGGTGATTGCGTGCGGATCTGCGAGATCTGAGGGGAAGCGGCCAACGCTTCAGAAAAAGAGGGCGGTCATTCCCACCGGGGATGGCCGCCTTCATCATCTCTGCCCTTGTCCCCTCCCCCAAACAAAAAAAAGCCGGGCCTCGCGGCCGCGGCTCAAGTCGTTTTCGTAGTGCCAAAGCAAGGGGCTCGATGGCATGGCCGCTGGAAGGCGGCCATGCCGGAAGTCTCGACTTAGAACTCCATGGCCACACCGACGCGGCCGACATGCTCCTTGCCACCGCCATTGGCGTAACCGGCGTGGATCATGACAGGCATTGCGGTGTCGAGGCGATGGGCGACACTGACGCCGAAGCCGAACTCGCTGCGGTAGAAGCCCGTGGAGGCGGAGACCGTCGTCTTTCCAGGTGCCGAGGGGGTCAGCGCCGGAGCGAGGGCGGCAGTCGCGGCGATACCACGCCGGGCTTCCTTCTGGATCGTGCGCGTCTCGCTGTACAACTGGCCGACGTTGACCGCATCGGTGGCGAGCACGCCAGGCGCCACATTGGTGATACGGCGTTCCGCGCCCGGTGCACCAACAGACACGGTATTCGGGGCATCCGCCACTGAGCCAGCACCGAGGGCGACCGAGTTCGGAGCGTTGGCCGTAACCCGGGAATTCGCGCCGAGCGCCACCGAATTGTCGGCTTCCACCCGGGCATTCCGGCCGAAGGCCGAGTCATTCGGGCCAGCCGCATAGGCACTGTGGCCGACCGCGGTGCCACCCTCTCCCATCGCCTGGGCATTGTAACCCACTGCAACCGAGTAGTTGCCGGCTGCCGTGGAACGTGCACCCACCGCCGTCGCCTGCACCCCAGTGGCGCTGCCCGTTCCGTCGCCACCACTCATCAGACTGCGCACTTGGCCGACTGTGGCTGCATCGGTATCGGCGATGCCTTCTGCCACATTGGTGATCCGCCGCAAGTTATCCGCCGAGCCGACTGAGACAGTATTCTCCTCGTCTGCGACCGAATTGGCACCGAGCGCCACGCTGTTCTTGGCCGTTGCGGTGGCATGCGAACCAACGGCAGTCGCCTTGTCAGCCGTTGCCTCTGCACCGTGGCCAAGCGCTGTCGTATAGTCGCCAATGGCCTTGGTCGCTATGCCGTTGGCCCAGGCGTCCACGCCCTTGACTTCACCGGCGACGGACTGGCCAGTCGAGAGCGCGGCAATGGTGTTGTTCAAGACTGTGTATTGTTTGAAGTTGACAGCATCTGTCTCCTGTGTGGCATCCGCGACGCCGGTGATGCGCGTCGCCGTCGTGCCGTTGCGATAAGCTGAGTAAGCCTCGCCACCCTTGGCATTCGTGTCGAAGCGAAGAGTATTTGCCAATTCAGCGGTTGTCGTGGTGATCTGCTGCTGCACTTGATACAACTGGCTGCCGACTATCACTTCGTTACTTGTGGCAGAGACCTCACCTTCGGCAACGCCGATGATCTTAGTGGGCACGGCATTGCCGGATCCGCTGGGGGCGCGGGCGGCATTGAACGCCATGATATTGGTTCCGTGGGCGTCCTTGGTCAGGCCGTAAATCAACGCATTATCAAGCTTGCTTTGAACGTCCGTGTTGATGGTACCAACCGCCGTGTCGACATATCGCTTGTTCGACGCATCATAATCGTCTGTCGGATCCGCGACCCCGGAGATGCGCGTGTTGGCACCATTGCGCACTGCCGAATAAGAGCCGCCGATAAATTTCAAGGCATTACCGTCGAGCGTATTAAAATTGGTCGTCAATGTGCCGAGATCGGTTTCGAGCGTACCGATACGCGTCTGCTCGACTTTCAACTGCTTGAAGTTGACAGCATCGAAATCATTCGAGCCTTCGGCCACATTAACGATCTTGCGCTGCTGCGCGGACGTGCCGACGGACACGGTGTTATTCTCGCCCGCAACAGACCCGGCACCGATGGCGACGGAATTGATGCCAGAGACGCTGGCACCCGCGCCGATGGCAATGCCCTTCGTGGCCGCGCCGTCGACATTGGCGCCATCGCCGATGCCGACGCCGGAGACGGCGTTCACGGTCGATGCAAGACCGATCGCCACCGCATTAGCCTTGCCCGATGTGTTCGAGCCAATCAGGACCGCGTTGGCCTCAGCTGAGGTGGTGCCCGCATTCGCGCCGATGACCACGCTGTTTACACCGCCGCCTGCCGTGCCTCCGGCGTTCATGCCGATGCCGACAGCCCCCTCGGATGCGGCATGCACCCCGGCGCCGAGCGCTATTGCGCCTTTGCCGGCCGATTTGCTGTCCCGACCAATGGCTACGCCGTCTTCAACGGAAGCATCGGCACCCTTACCAAACGCGAGGGACGTGACTCCGGCGGCGGTCGCACCATATCCTAATGCAACTGCTTGGCCGGCGCTTGCTACACTGCCGGCACCTATCGCTATCGCCTCCGGACCACTCGCCGTCGAGACGGAGCCTATAGCGACACTGGCCTGGCCAGATGCAACCGCCTGGGTACCAAAAGCTGACGCTGAGGCTTGCGATGCGCTCGCCCCCGCGCCAACCGCCGTGCCATTCGTTCCGGTTGCTTGCGCGTTCGGGCCGAGCGCCGTGGCATCCCCGCCCACAGCGCTGGCCTGAAAGCCCAAAGCGACGGCGCGCTGGCCGGTCGCGCTGGCCTGGTTGCCGAAGGCGCTCGAGTTGAGCTGCGATGCCGACGCATTGCCGACAGCGGTTGCGCCTTCCGCATCCGCCTTCGCCGAATGGCCGATAGCGACGGTATTCGTGCCGGTCGCTGTTGCGGACTGGCCGATTGCCACGCTCGCCGAACCACTCGCATTGGTGTCGATGCCGACCGCCACCGCGCCCGCGCCCGCCGTGCTCGATCCTGTGTTCGGTGACACGACCAGGCCGTTGCCGGTCGTCGTCTTGACCTTCACATTGTCAATGTCGGATGTGGTGAGGATGTTCTCACCAGTGACGTTGATCTTCGCCGTCGGACTTGCCCCAAGAACCTGAACGGAAGTGACGGTTGAATCAGTAATCGTTGAGTTCGTCGCAGTGACATTGGTAATCGCTGCGTCCTTCAGATTCGCGTTATTCAGGACGTTCCTGTTACCGACGAGTTGAACGCCCACGGCCTGCGTGACCGTGCCGTCAGTCACCTCGGCGTTCGTTACCTTGGAGCTGGAGATCGTCGATTGGGTGATACTCGAGGTATCAACCGTCGCGTTCTTCAAGCTGGACGAACCCTCCAAAGCAAGCGTTGAGCCCGCCTGACCTGTGATTGCCGCGTTCTTCAGGCTTGCACTCTCAACGATCGCAGACTTCAGCGATGATGTCCCATCGAGATTAAGGGTGGCGCTGCCCGTGCCAATGATGGTCGCATCCTGGACAGTTGAGTTGTTAACAGTCGCCGTCTTCAGGGACGATTCCCCGTCGAGGTTCAACTTTCCACCGTTCGTGCCGACAATCTCCGAGTTTTGAATTTTAGACGTGTCAATTGTCGATCCCTTAAGGGTCGATGTTCCATCAACACTCAGATTGGCAGAATTGCTGTTCGTCAGCGTGAGCTGGCCTGTATAATTGACGGCCGCTCCATCACCACTAATATTGGCGTTGTTAAGTTTCGAACCACTCGTTTCATCGGTGACTTTGTAGTCTCCACCAGCAATGGAACCGCTTTCCGAGACAACCTGCGCCTTTGCCGCAGTCGCGCTCAATGCGCAGGCGAGAGAAACGGCGCTTACGCTGCCAAGTACAGCTGCCGCGTAGCGCAGAGACGTGGAACGCTTCTTCTTTTCACCAGTGTCGGCTTGGGCTGGCTTTGTCTTGCCAGACCGCGCCGTTTTCGTCTTTGCAATGGCTGCCACTGAAAATCTCCTATTATTCTCGAAAATTCGCGCAATTCATCACTGCGACGCCGCCGGCATCGCATCGCTTTCAGTCATTCCTTTGGGAACACAACGCGCCAACGTTACATCACCACGCGGCGGCAACGTCGCAGCACTTCGGGGGCATGATTCCGCATAGGTGAACCGCGGTCACACTCCGTCGTCGTTGATTCGCGCAACGTCTCAACGCGATGAGGCCTTGCGCTTGACAAGCAAATATCTATCGAGGATGGCCGCAATTCCGAAGCGGACTTGTATTTACTTGTCCTGGAATTGCTCACATACGCGCGTCGGACGAAAAGCTGTCAACGCCACGACTGGAATAGGCCCACCTTGGTTTATGCCCACAACGCCAGCGTGGCATTTTGCGCCTGAGAAAGAGCATGTCGCGCAATATGCGGCCGGACAGGCGGCCCGATGTAAAGTTGCCACAGAGTTAATAGAGCCGGGATGACGGACAGTTAACGAGTTGTTCACCTTTGAGGCACCCGGCAGGAACAATGGGCGCCGCCTATTCGGCAAGCACCCGCGTGCGCGGCAGCACGATCTCGACGAGGGTTCCCTCGCGTTTGGCGCTGGTGATCGACAGCGCGCCGCGGTTGGCCTCCACCAGCGCCTTGGTCAGCGGCAGGCCAAGCCCGGTGCCGCCGTGGCGACGAGAAGTGGCGAGCTGGCGAAACGGCTCCAACGCCTGCTCTATCTCGGCCGGCGACATGCCTATGCCGGTATCACGCACCCTGAGCGCGATCTCACCCCGGTCCGTCAGGGCTGAAGAGACGATCACCTGCCCACCGGCATCGGTGAATTTCACCGCATTCGAGAGAATGTTCAGAACAACCTGGCGCATCGCGCGCTCATCCGCCACGACGGGCGGCAGTTTCGGCGCAAGCGAGGTGCGTAGCACAATGCGCGAGCGGCTCGCCTGAGGCTGCATCAGAGCCACGCAGCCTGCGACGACCTCGTTGAGATTGACGCTCGCGAAATTGAGGTCGAGCCGCCCTGCCTCGATCTTCGCGAGATCGAGGAGATCGTTGACAAGGCTGATGACATGCCCGCCGGAGACATGGATATCGTTCAGATATTCCTTGTAGCGCTCGTTCCCGATGGGACCGAAGCGCTCCTCCTGCATCACCTCGGCAAAACCGATAATGGCGTTCAGCGGGGTACGGATCTCGTGGCTGATCTTGGCGAGGAAGTCAGATTTCTGGGCGCTCGCCTCCTCGGCCGCCCTCTTCGCCTTCATCAGGTCGGCCTCGGCCTTCTTGAAGGCCGTCATGTCGCGGGCGACGACACAGAACTTGCGGTTCGGCGGCTCGCTTACGCGGCCCATCGTAATGGTGAGCGGGCTATGCCCCCCCTGCCGGACCCGGCCGACGACTTCGCGGCCGTCGTTCATGACACTGGCGACACCGCCGGCCTTCAGGCCTTCGAGATAGTCCACGGCAATGACGTGACTTTCCGGGGCGAGCAGCAGAGTGAAGAACTCGCCGGCGACATCGCCCTCATCATAGCCGAACAGCGCTTCCGCGGAACGATTGAGAGACAAGATCCTGCCAGCATCGTCAAGGATGATGACACCGTCAGTGGCGGTGTCGAGGATTTGACTCAGTTCCTGCGCCTGCCCCTCGTGCAGGACAAGTTCGCCTTCAAGGGCGCGGATACGTTCGGCGATTTCCGGCTCCACCGACCGGCGGAAGGACAGAAGCGTCGCCGGGGCGCCGTTCCATTCCAGCGTCGTCAGTCGGGCATCGACCGCGAGATCGTCACCATTGGCCGCCCGCAGCGCGACGGGCGCGGCGCCATCACCAACCTGTGCTCGGCTGGCGAAGAGGTTCCACAAGCCTACAGCCGCGAGGCCCGTGATGTCGGCATAGCCCAGAAAATCGAGCAAGGTGCGATTGGCATAGAGAATGTCATCGCCGCGACTGACCAGAATGCCGATCGGTAGCTTGTCAGTGAGCGGCGCGAAGGAAGGGCGTTCGCCGACGTAGTTGATCGCGCGCGCGCTCTTGCCATCCTGCGCGCGGGCTGTCTCCACGCCGGACTGCGGTGCCTTGCCATCAACCGCTTCCGAAGCTCCATGGTGCGGCGCTTCCCGAGAAGCCTGTTGCACGGAGCCCGCCTGTTCCTCACCGCCTCGCGCAGGCTTGGGCGGGGGGCTGGGCGGAGGCCCTGCCTCTGGCACACCGCCCGGTTCTTCCTCACCGAGATAACGCGCGCCAAGCGCACGTGCGATTTCGCGAAAGGCATTGCGCTCGTTCGTCGAAAGCGATGGCCGCTGCGGCGCGCGCGCCTCCGCCTCGCCCCCGTTGCCGCGAGCGGGATCCACCACGCGCAAGGGAACCACCTTTGGTGCCCCGAGCGTGGCGCGGACTTGCCCGCGCACCGCCGAGAATTGCCCCGGGGGCTCGACTTCACTGGGCGGCGACGCTGCTTGGCCGCTGTCCGCCGCGGTCTGGTCATTAGCGGGCGGATCGGTCGGCCGTACCGGCTCGACACGGGCCTCCGGCGCCGTTTGCTCGTTGGCATCCGGTGGCGGGACAGCTTCGTCGTCAGACGCATCGGCATCAGCTTTGCTGCTGAATGCGTCCTCCGACGAGGACCCATTCTCAACGACCGCCTCCCCGGCAGACGCCGCGATAACGACGGGTGCTTCCGGGACCACGTCCTCAGCGGCAGGCTCTTCCCCCGCCAACCTTTGGTCAGATGCTGGCTCGGGAGACGCTTGCCCGGGCAGATCGGTCTGGACCACGTCCTCGGCCGCAACGCCCTCGATGGTGTCGGCCTCGGCGGCTGCCACCTCGACCGTGACGACCTCCAGCTGGTCGACGTCGGGCGCGACGCAGACCCCCTCGTCATCCAGCGCGTTCGTTTGCGCCAAAACCTGTACCGTGTCGGGCGGCGGCGCCTCCCCAGCCGGTTCCCAAGGCAGCGCGCTCGCAACCTCCGCCGTTTCAGCGCGCGCCTCGTCAGGCTCTTCGGTCGGCATGCCACCGGGCTCCTGCACGGGGGCGAGGGGCTCATCGGCCGCGGTGTCCTCGGCGACCATCGTCAAAGGTTCACTCTGGATGCGCGTTGACGCCGCATCCCGTCCCTCTTCCCCATCGCTCCCGGCGCCGAGGTCGCTCTCGTCCTCGAAGCCGGTGTCCCGGAGTTCGGTTTCTCGAGGCTTGAGGTCCGGAACTTCGGAAGAGTGGAGCGCAGAGGCTCGGAGTTCAGAAGACTGGCCCTCGGAGAACTGGCTCTCGGAGGCCTTCAACCCGTGCAGACGGCACAACCCGTAGCCCTGGAAGATCGGCTCGCCATCGGCAGTCACGACGAGCGCCCCCAGCTCCACCGGAAGCAGTGCCTCGCCGGTTCCGACCTGCCACAGAACCGAAGAACGCGACCAGGTCTGGCGACGCGCAAGGGCTGCCGCGATATTCCCTTCCGGATCATGGACGACAGAGCCGATCAGATCGTCCCAACGCCGCCCGACGATATCAGCCGCCACGGGCCCGACCACCGTCGCGAGTTCCGGCGAAACCTTGAGGAGGCGGCCTGCGATATCGGACGCCCAAACGAAACGCAGGCTTCGGCGCGTCTTCGCAAGCGCGCGGATATAGGCTGGCAGGTCACGGGGCTGTTTGGAAATCTCCGCCGCCGAGAGCTCTCCCCCGGCAAGGCGGCCGGGCTCATCGGCCTCCGGCTCGGGGACCATGGAAGCCAGGCTGGCCGCCATTGCGCGCGGCAGCGCACCGACGACAACCGTGACAAGCAAGGTTTCGCCGGCGCCCGCGGCAACGGGACGGCAGGCCAGCGTCACGATGTCGCTTTGGCGGCCACTATTGATGCGCCACCGCTCGAGGCGGACGCCATGTGCCGGCATATGGAGGGCAAGCCGCGCAAGCCGGCTTGCCGTTTCAGGGGTCAAGGCCCCAGTCTGATCGTCAGAGAGAGCGGCAATAAGCGGCCTGGCCTCGGCCGAGGCCCAGATCACACGGGGCTCTGCCACTGACCATACGATCACTGCCGTCCTGGACTTCAGGAACGGCGCCAGCGATGTGTCTCGCCGTAGATCGGCTATCA
This portion of the Chelatococcus sp. YT9 genome encodes:
- the glcE gene encoding glycolate oxidase subunit GlcE, whose protein sequence is MTTHVPASEQEAAAVIAAAAGQRATLSVLGAGTKASIGRAVGHRGSLSSQGLSGITLCEPAELVIAARAGTPLAEVERTLASNGQELSFEPPDLRALLCIDGEPTIGGLAATNLSGPRRIMAGACRDSLIGIRAVNGRGETVKSGGRVMKNVTGLDLVKLLAGSWGTLAFLTEVTFKVLPRPERRATLVLHGLDDRRAIAALSAALGSPFEVSGAAHVPAMDGRGARTLLRTEGFAFSVDYRLKSLQALLSHFGDGEILDDAEGAALWRNVRDVAHFMRDGDAVWRISTAPSRGPDVTAALSAALDCRFIYDWGGGLIWLSVSADGDACASVIRSIVTRTGDHATLIRAPAAIRASVAVFHPIAAPLMRLSKDIKHAFDPDGVFEPGRMYDGV
- a CDS encoding FAD-linked oxidase C-terminal domain-containing protein produces the protein MTSIAFPIPDSAILSRRDAIIAGLAALVPAQSLITSEDERRAFETDALTAYRRMPLAVVLPTSTAEVAAVLAFCHREGVKVVPRGAGTSLAGGAIPQEDAIVLGTSKLNQVLAIDYADRTARVQAGITNLAISQAVSPEGFFYAPDPSSQLACTIAGNIAMNSGGAHCLKYGVTTNNLIGVTMVLLDGTVVEIGGDALDSPGYDLLGLITGSEGQLGVFTEATVRILRQAEGARPVLFGFASNELAGECVAALIGAGIIPVALEFMDKPAITICEAFAHAGYPLDVEAMLIVEVEGSDEEIDEALARICAIADRFSPMTVKVSQSEAESAAIWKGRKSAFGAMGRIADYLCMDGTIPTGQLPLVLRRITEICESHGLRVANIFHAGDGNLHPLVLYDINKPGELEKAEQAGAEILKLCVEVGGCLTGEHGVGIEKRDLMTEQYDPVDLAQQMRVRAVFDPAWLLNPAKVFPLEGRDLTQGREGVDGKAVAA
- a CDS encoding LysR family transcriptional regulator, with product MDQLGDLDIFARVVAAKGMSAAGRELGFSAAVVSKRIRRLEERLGVRLLQRTTRQISLTEAGQGFYERVVSILASIEEAEAWVARGSSVARGVLRVSAPTSFGRLHIAPHLKAFLDRYTAVTVDLDLSDSFVDVVGEGFDVAIRIADLADSSLVAKRLAPNNRVLCATPAYLARHGEPQSPADLARHTLLVHNADHWRLSGPDGPVTVPISAPLRTNSSEVVREAVLAGIGIALRSTWDIGPELQAGQLKAVLPDYGGSHRVAVYAVYPSRRHLEQKVRAFIDYLGDLYAPTPYWDQGLSR
- a CDS encoding ATP-binding protein, which codes for MIADLRRDTSLAPFLKSRTAVIVWSVAEPRVIWASAEARPLIAALSDDQTGALTPETASRLARLALHMPAHGVRLERWRINSGRQSDIVTLACRPVAAGAGETLLVTVVVGALPRAMAASLASMVPEPEADEPGRLAGGELSAAEISKQPRDLPAYIRALAKTRRSLRFVWASDIAGRLLKVSPELATVVGPVAADIVGRRWDDLIGSVVHDPEGNIAAALARRQTWSRSSVLWQVGTGEALLPVELGALVVTADGEPIFQGYGLCRLHGLKASESQFSEGQSSELRASALHSSEVPDLKPRETELRDTGFEDESDLGAGSDGEEGRDAASTRIQSEPLTMVAEDTAADEPLAPVQEPGGMPTEEPDEARAETAEVASALPWEPAGEAPPPDTVQVLAQTNALDDEGVCVAPDVDQLEVVTVEVAAAEADTIEGVAAEDVVQTDLPGQASPEPASDQRLAGEEPAAEDVVPEAPVVIAASAGEAVVENGSSSEDAFSSKADADASDDEAVPPPDANEQTAPEARVEPVRPTDPPANDQTAADSGQAASPPSEVEPPGQFSAVRGQVRATLGAPKVVPLRVVDPARGNGGEAEARAPQRPSLSTNERNAFREIARALGARYLGEEEPGGVPEAGPPPSPPPKPARGGEEQAGSVQQASREAPHHGASEAVDGKAPQSGVETARAQDGKSARAINYVGERPSFAPLTDKLPIGILVSRGDDILYANRTLLDFLGYADITGLAAVGLWNLFASRAQVGDGAAPVALRAANGDDLAVDARLTTLEWNGAPATLLSFRRSVEPEIAERIRALEGELVLHEGQAQELSQILDTATDGVIILDDAGRILSLNRSAEALFGYDEGDVAGEFFTLLLAPESHVIAVDYLEGLKAGGVASVMNDGREVVGRVRQGGHSPLTITMGRVSEPPNRKFCVVARDMTAFKKAEADLMKAKRAAEEASAQKSDFLAKISHEIRTPLNAIIGFAEVMQEERFGPIGNERYKEYLNDIHVSGGHVISLVNDLLDLAKIEAGRLDLNFASVNLNEVVAGCVALMQPQASRSRIVLRTSLAPKLPPVVADERAMRQVVLNILSNAVKFTDAGGQVIVSSALTDRGEIALRVRDTGIGMSPAEIEQALEPFRQLATSRRHGGTGLGLPLTKALVEANRGALSITSAKREGTLVEIVLPRTRVLAE